A single region of the Lotus japonicus ecotype B-129 chromosome 4, LjGifu_v1.2 genome encodes:
- the LOC130716290 gene encoding peptide methionine sulfoxide reductase A5, whose amino-acid sequence MRNRHHHLVSVFIIVLIASLFDDALCIRFPDRVAQPARDPPDQQRLQTAVFALGSFWRSEAVFGCIPGVVRTTVGYAGGSKPHPEYRSLADHAESVQVEYDTRLISFRELIDIFWSSHDPRQVYGQGPDVGNQYRSIIFVNGTEESRMAAVSKEQEQTRSRSSIVTTQILQLGTFYPAEPEHQKFELKQNTFLLQLIGNLPEEELERSSLATKLNGYVAELCPPNIQKHIDAKINEIIKKGWPILREL is encoded by the exons ATGAGGAACCGCCACCATCATCTCGTCTCAGTATTCATCATCGTGCTCATTGCATCCCTCTTCGACGATGCTCTCTGCATCCGGTTCCCTGATCGGGTCGCCCAACCCGCCCGCGACCCACCCGATCAACAGCGCCTGCAGACAGCCGTGTTCGCTCTCGGAAGCTTCTGGAGATCCGAAGCGGTTTTCGGGTGCATACCCGGCGTTGTTCGGACCACCGTTGGATACGCCGGCGGATCCAAACCCCACCCTGAATATCGGAGCTTGGCTGATCACGCCGAGTCCGTTCAG GTTGAGTATGACACACGGCTGATTAGTTTTAGGGAACTCATTGATATTTTTTGGTCAAGTCATGATCCCCGACAAGTGTATGGCCAAGGTCCTGATGTGGGTAATCAGTACAG AtctattatttttgttaatggAACTGAAGAATCAAGAATGGCTGCTGTTAGCAAAGAACAGGAGCAAACCAGGTCAAGAAGCAGCATTGTGACTACTCAAATTCTACAACTTGGAACATTTTACCCTGCAGAACCAGAGCACCAG AAATTTGAACTCAAGCAAAACACATTCCTTCTTCAGTTAATTGGGAACCTGCCGGAAGAGGAGCTTGAGAGGTCTAGCCTAGCAACAAAACTAAATGGATATGTAGCTGAGCTTTGCCCTCCAAATATCCAAAAGCATATTGATGCAAAGATCAATGAGATTATAAAAAAGGGTTGGCCCATTTTGAGGGAATTGTAA